In Aurantimicrobium minutum, the DNA window TTGGAAGCGCTGAGCGGACGGGTCTCGCTGATAACAACCAGGTCACCGATGCCGGCAGTGTTGAGCTCATCGTGAGCCTTCACCTTCGAGCTGCGGCGAATAACCTTGCCGTAGAGAGGGTGCTTCACGCGGTCTTCAACCTCAACAACGATGGTCTTGTCCATCTTGTCGCTGGTGACGTAGCCACGACGAACCTTGCGGTAACCGCGAACGATTGCCTCAGTCTCTTCGGCCTTCTTAGCCTTTGCGGTAGCCATTATTCGGTCTCCTCCGCGGTCTCGGCCTTAGCGGCCTTGGTCTTCTTCTCAGCCTTAGCTGGAGCAGCAGCTACAGCAGGCGTTGCACGAATACCGAGCTCGCGCTCACGGAGAACCGTGTAGATGCGTGCGATATCGCGCTTGACAGCACGGAGGCGTCCGTGGCTCTCGAGCTGACCGGTAGCAGACTGGAAGCGCAGGTTGAACAGCTCTTCCTTTGCCTTACGGAGCTCTTCTACGAGGCGCTCGTTGTCAAAAGTGTCGAGTTCGTTGGGACGAAGCTCCTTGGATCCGACAGCCATTATGCGTCTCCCTCCTCGCGCTTGATGATGCGTGCCTTGAGGGGCAGCTTGTGGATTGCACGAGTCATTGCTTCACGAGCAATGGTCTCGTTCACACCGCTGAGCTCAAAGAGGACGCGGCCTGGCTTGACGTTAGCCACCCACCACTCTGGTGAACCCTTACCGGAACCCATACGAGTTTCAGCTGGCTTCTTGGTCAGAGGACGGTCAGGGTAGATGTTGATCCAAACCTTTCCACCACGCTTGATGTGACGGGTCATCGCGATACGAGCAGACTCGATCTGACGGTTGGTCACATACGCGGGGGTCAGTGCCTGGATACCGAATTCACCGAAGGAAACCTTGGTGCCACCAGTTGCCTGGCCGGAACGGCCGGGGTGGTGCTGCTTACGGTGCTTTACACGACGTGGAATCAACATGGTTATGCCTCAACTCCTGCTGGAACCGCTGCAGCCTCTGCCTTAGGGGCACGGCGTGGACGGTCGCTACGCTCGGGACGGACACTCTTCTGGTTTGCCTGCTCGCGAGCAAGCTCCTTGTTGGTGATGTCGCCCTTGTAAATCCATACCTTCACACCAATGCGGCCGAAGGTGGTCTTGGCCTCGTAGAAGCCGTAGTCGATGTTCGCGCGGAGGGTGTGCAGTGGCACACGGCCTTCACGGTAGAACTCGGAGCGGCTCATTTCAGCGCCACCCAGACGACCGGACACCTGGATACGAATACCCTTGGCGCCAGCGCGCTGAGCGCCCTGAAGGCCCTTACGCATTGCGCGACGGAAAGCCACACGACCTGCAAGCTGCTCAGCAATACCCTGAGCTACCAGCTGAGCTTCAGCCTCAGGGTTCTTCACCTCGAGAATGTTGAGCTGGATCTGCTTACCAGTGAGCTTTTCGAGGTCAGCGCGAATGCGCTCTGCCTCGGCGCCACGGCGACCGATCACAATGCCGGGACGGGCAGTGTGAATGTCGACGCGTACGCGGTCACGGGTGCGCTCGATCTCGATACGTGCAACACCTGCACGGTCGAGGGTCTCGCTGAGCATGTGACGGATCTTGACATCCTCAGTCACGAAGTCGGCGTAACGCTGACCCTTCTTCGTGCTGTCGGAGAACCAACGTGACACGTGGTCAGTGGTGATTCCCAGACGGAAGCCGTAGGGGTTTACTTTTTGGCCCATTACTTGGCCTCCTTCTTCGCAGCCTTGCCAGCAACCTCGAGCTCGTCGGGGGTAGCAAGTACGACAGTGATGTGGCTGGTGCGCTTCAAGATCTTGAATGCGCGACCCTGTGCACGGGGACGGAAACGCTTCAGGGTTGCACCCTCGTCAACAAAAGCTGCTGAAACGAAGAGGTCCTGCTCGTCGAGGAATGCGTTAGACGCATCTGCCTTGACGCGAGCGTTAGCGATTGCCGAAGCAACAAGCTTGTATACGGGCTCGGAAGCGGTCTGAGGTGCGAACCTCAGAATCGCGAGAGCTTCGTGAGCCTGCTTTCCACGGATGAGGTTAACAACGCGTCGGGCCTTCATCGGGGTAACGCGGATGTGACGCACGCGTGCGACTGACTCCACCATTTTCTACTCCTTCTCGTCACCGCGATTAACGGCGACGGCCCTTCTTGTCATCCTTCACGTGGCCACGGAAGGTACGAGTTGGTGCAAATTCACCAAGCTTGTGGCCGACCATGGTTTCGGTAACGAACACAGGAATGTGCTTGCGACCGTCGTGAACTGCAATCGTGTGACCGAGCATCGCGGGGATGATCATCGATCGACGCGACCAGGTCTTGATTACGTTCTTTGTGTTGGCCTCGTTCTGGCGAACAACCTTGCGAAGCAGGTGCTCGTCAACGAAGGGGCCCTTCTTAAGACTGCGTGGCATCTTCTTAAACTCCTACTAGCGCTTCTTGCCGACGGTACGACGACGGACGATGAGCTTGTCGCTTTCCTGGTTAGGACGGCGTGTGCGGCCTTCCTTCTGACCCCAGGGGCTGACAGGGTGACGACCACCGGAGGTCTTACCCTCACCACCACCGTGTGGGTGGTCGACTGGGTTCATAGCAACACCACGAACGGTTGGGCGAACGCCCTTCCAACGCATACGTCCTGCTTTACCCCAGTTGATGTTGGACTGCTCTGCGTTACCAACTTCACCAATGGTGGCGCGGCAACGAGCATCAACGTTGCGGATTTCTCCCGAAGGCAGACGAAGCTGCGCGTAGGGGCCATCCTTAGCAACGAGACGAACAGATGCACCAGCCGAACGCGCCATCTTTGCGCCGCCACCGGGCTTGAGCTCGATCGCGTGGATAACGGTACCGGTAGGGATGTTCTTCAAAGGCAGGTTGTTACCTGGCTTGATGTCGGCGCTGGGGCCGGACTCAACGAAGTCACCCTGGCTCAGCTTGTTGGGAGCCAAGATGTAGCGCTTGGTGCCGTCAACGAAGTGGAGCAGTGCAATACGTGCGGTGCGGTTGGGGTCGTACTCAATGTGAGCGACCTTGGCCAATACGCCGTCCTTGTCGTTACGACGGAAGTCGATAACGCGGTACTGGCGCTTGTGGCCACCACCGATGTGACGGGTAGTGATGCGACCCTGGTTGTTACGGCCACCGGTCTTGGACAGGGGGCGAAGCAACGACTTTTCAGGAGTCGAACGGGTAATTTCAGCGAAGTCCGCAACGCTCGAGCCACGACGGCCCGGGGTTGTGGGCTTGTACTTACGAATAGCCATGATTAATCCTCTTTATCCGTTCCGCTTAGCCAACGGCCGTAAAGATGTCGATGGAACCGGACTTCAGAGTGACAATGGCGCGCTTGGTGTCCTTGCGCTTACCCATTCCAAACTTGGTACGGCGGGTCTTACCCTGACGGTTCAGGGTGTTGATCGAAGCAACCTCAACCGAGAAGATCTTCTCGATAGCGAGCTTGATCTCGGTCTTGTTGGAGCGAGGGTCAACCAGGAAGGTGTACTTACCTTCGTCGATCAGACCGTAGCTCTTTTCGGAGACAACCGGAGCGATGACAACATCGCGTGGGTCTTTGTTCCAAGCTGCGTTAGTCATTACTTGGCCTCTTCCTTCTTCTTGCTGTTCACGAAGGAAGTAATTGCTTCCTGAGTGAACACGATGTCGTCAGAGACGAGCACGTCGTAAGCGTTCAGCTGGTCTGAGTTCAGAACGTGAACGTTAGGCAGGTTGCGAACGCTCTTGAGCGACAGGTCATCGTTGCGGTCAAGAACGATGAGTACGTTCTTGCTCGAAGCGATGGTGTTCAAGAACTCAGCAGCGACCTTGGTGGAAGGAGCCTTCTCACCGAATGCGGTCACAGCGTGAATACGTCCACCGCGAGCGCGGTCAGAGAGAGCACCGAGCAGAGCTGCAGCGATCATCTTCTTGGGGGTGCGCTGTGCGTAGCTACGTGGCACGGGTCCGTGCACGATGCCACCACCGGTCATGTGAGGAGCACGGATTGAACCCTGACGAGCGCGACCGGTTCCCTTCTGCTTGAAAGGCTTGCGACCTGCACCAGAAACTTCGCCACGGCCCTTGACCTTGTGCGTACCCTGACGGGCGGCAGCAAGCTGAGCGACGACAACCTGGTGGATCAGTGGGACGTTGACAGTGACATCGAACAGCTCGGCAGGAAGCTCAACAGAGCCTGCCTTCTTGCCCTTGAGGTCAACGACGTCGAGAGTGGTAACGGTAGCCATGGACTACGCCCCCTTCACTGCGTTGCGAACGAATACGAGGCGGCCACGTGCACCAGGAACAGCTCCCTTGACGAGCAAGAGACCCTTCTCTGCGTCTACTGCGTGAACCTTGAGGTTGAGCACGGTGACGCGCTCTCCACCCATACGACCGGCCATGCGCATGCCCTTGAAAACACGGCTGGGGGTCGAAGAAGCACCGATAGAACCGGGCTTACGGTGGTTACGGTGTGCACCGTGAGATGCAGATACACCCTTGAAGTTGTGACGCTTCATAACACCGGCGAAACCCTTACCCTTGCTGGTTCCGACGACGTCGACCTTCTGGCCGGCTTCGAAGGTGGAGTCAACGGTGAGTTCCTGACCTACGGAGTAGGAGGATGCGTCGGGGGTGCGAACTTCAGTCACGTGACGGCGAGGAGTAACTCCAGCCTTCTCAAAGTGACCGGTTGCAGGCTTGTTAACCTTGCGTGGGTCAATAGCGCCACCGGCGATCTGAACAGCTTCGTAGCCGTCCTTCTCAGTGGTGCGCAGCTGAGTAACCACGTTAGGGGTGATTTCGATAACGGTGACAGGAACAAGCTTGTTGTTCTCGTCCCATACCTGGGTCATGCCAAGCTTCTTGCCCAGCAGACCTTTAACAGTCTTAGTTGCGTTTGCCATGTCGTCCCCTAGAGCTTGATCTCAATGTTGACGTCAGCAGGAAGGTCAAGGCGCATGAGCGAGTCAACAGCCTTGGGCGTGGGGTCGACGATGTCGATCAAACGCTTGTGGGTGCGCATCTCAAAGTGCTCGCGGCTGTCCTTGTACTTGTGAGGAGAACGGATTACACAAACTACGTTCTTCTCGGTAGGAAGGGGCACAGGGCCGACAACAGTTGCACCCGCACGGGTTACTGTGTCAACAATCTTGCGCGCCGAGGAGTCAATGACCTCGTGGTCATATGACTTAAGTCGAATGCGGATCTTTTGTCCCGCCATGTGACTCTCTCTTTCATTCAGTGCGTCGTACAGCCTCGGGACCGCATTGGACGCATCGCGTTAAAACGCTGGCACTCTACTTTTAGGTGTCGCACCACTGTTTACATGTCAATGTGCTTGGGCTCTCTCCCGCGCGAACACGGCAAAGTCTGGGTTACCCCAGGCTCAGCTGAGAGCTTTGGCGATGTTCTCTACCTGCGGCCTAACGTGATCGGAATCTCTCCGCCGTTATGCACTGCCAGGGTAGTGATTTCTGCACAAAGGCAGAAAATGTCGAACTTGAAGAGTCTGCCACACTTTATAACCGGAGTGCAACCCGGGCGTGTCGAGCAGTTTGCCCACTAAAGACGCCACAGTTGCCTCAACTAAAGAAGGGCCGTGGACGACCTTCCGCCGCAGCAGCATCTTCGCGTGTTATATGCGAACGAGCGTGGGCGATAGCAAGCTCTAAATTATCAAAGAGATGGTTGGGGTGGCGCAGCTCTCCCAGCACACCCACGCGAGTAATCAGCTCACGGTGTTGCTGTGGAATTCCCTTGATAATCGCTGTTTTACCGTCACGTTCGAGTTGAGTAACGATCTCTGCCAATATCTGTGCACCGGTGGCATCAAGGAACTGCACGCCCGAGAGCTGAATAATCACCACGGTCACGTCAGGAAGAGAAGTGACTTCCTCATGAATCTTCTCGGCAACCCCAAAGAAGAGGGCTCCCTCAATCCGAAACAAAGCGATGCGCTCATCTGAGGGCTGTGCCGATCCCGGCAAAGCCACGCGGTGCACTTTTCCGCGCATGAACAGAGCGCGAACTGAAAACAGCACCGTCACCAGGATGCCCACCACCACTGCTTCCACCAGATCTAGGGTGACGGTGATCACCGCGGTGATGACAAAAATGAGCGCATCATGTTTGGTGCTGCGCAGAATCCTCCACGCGGCACGGCTGGGAACCATCCGCACCGCGGTGACCATGAGCACCCCGGCAAGCGCCGCAAGCGGAATCCTGGAAACGGGACCGGTCGCGATGTAGACCACGGCTAACAACACCACCGAGTGCACGATGGCTGCCATGCGTGTCTGCGCACCTGAACGAACATTCACGGCGGTGCGAGCAATCGCTCCGGTGGCAGGCATGCCACCAAAGAGCGCTGACCCGACCGAGGCTAAGCCTTGACCGATGAGTTCCCGGTTGGGATTAAAGAGTCCGGTATTCGCCATCGAGGCAGCTACGCGTGCAGAGAGCAAAGACTCTATTGCCGCTAGAGCTGCCACGGCGAGCGCAGGAACAATCAACTCCCCCACCGAGATGCCTGCGAAGTCCGGCAGGGCCGGAAGCGGCAGGGAACTGGGGAGTTCACCAATGCGTTGCAGCGGTGAGCCGGTGAGTTCGGCCAGGAGGGTGACCACCACTATCGCCACGATGGAACCGGGAACTAGAGGCAGCACTTGGGGAATCGCAACCATCATGAGGGCAACCAACAAGACCACACCTAACGACCACAGCGCGAGATTGAGGTTAGTAGCCGCGATGGCATTCCACGCAGAAATCAGTGCACTTGGTGATTCCGCGAATTCAGGAGAGCCCACCGCTGCAGGAATTTGCTGCAAGAAAATAATGACCGCAATTCCCAGGGTGAAGCCTTCAATGACCGGCCATGGAATAAAACTGATGGCCCGGCCGAGCCGGAAGATTCCCATCACAAGAACAAACACCCCAGCCAGCAAGCCGACAATAACGACCGAGGCAACCCCGTGATTGGCCACAATGGGAGCCAGCACCACCACCATGGCTCCGGTAGGACCCGAGACTTGAACATTGGAGCCGCCAAAGACGGCGGCAATAAACCCTGCGACAACTGCCGTAATGAGACCAGCTTCGGCCCCCACACCTGAGCTCACTCCGAAAGCGAGAGCTAACGGCAGGGCGACGATACCGACGGTGAGTCCGGCAAGCAGATCTGATTTCCAGGTACGAGGCAAGGCGGCATAGTCTGCGCGGTTCGGCAGTAGAGACATCAATGTCGCCCACATGCCAGAAAGACTATTCCTGTTGTTGCGTTTTCACCGCACACCCTCTTCCGCTGAGGGGGAAGGGCCTAGCCTTGGACTTTTCCAGAAAATGCGGCAATGGGTTTGAGAATGCTGGGGCGCATCAGCAGCCAGCCAATGACCATGGCCACAACCGACAGCGCGAACATACCTGCGCCCAGCCAAGAAGTTCCATCATTGCCGGCAAACATGATGTTGAGATTACGCAAAGCACCTGTGGTGAAGACGAGGGTGACGTGCACGACGATAAAGACAAAGAAGTAGAACAACACGATCACGTGCAAAGACCTAGCGAGCTTCTCAGGGAACACGCGGTGCATCCAGCCCTCTTTCGGCCACAGCGGCGACAGCCGCAGGCCGGTCTTAATTGCAATCGGTGCGGCAATAAAGACAGTGAGGAAATAGGCCAACACTTGCAGGCTGTTGTAATTCACCCACGCGTTATCGCTGGGCCAATCTAGAGACGCATATTGCAGCCCTGCTGAGAGAGCGTTTGGGAAGACATCCCACGAAGTGGGAACGATACGCATCCACTGCCCGGTGACAAAGAGCAACACGATGAAGATCACACCGTTGAGGACCCACAAGAAATCCATCTGGATGTGGAACCAGTGATACAACCCAATGCGCTGAGCTGGTGCGTTCTTATTCAGGCGAAATTTTGTGGGGGTCCAAAACGCAGGTGGGCGTTTCTTGGAGCGAATAATCCAGCCCGTGCGAATGACAAACAAGAGAAAAAAGAAATTCAGAAAGTGTTGCCAGGCCAACCAGGCAGGAATCCCCACCGGGGCATTCTCCGGAAGTGGTGTCGTTCCCGGATAGGTGGTGATAAAACGTTCCACCTCAGGAAGTGTGCGCAGCCACTGCGCGATCAAGATGAGGGCAGCAAGTACAACCAGAGCAATGGCACTGTAGCCGACTAGCTGTTTGCGTTGCACACTCACACCCTCAAATCTATCGAAGTTAACGAAGAAAGCCCCGGCCGTGAGGCCGGGGCTTTCCGATCAGTAATCGAAATTACTTGATGATCTTGGTTACGGTACCAGCACCTACGGTACGACCACCCTCACGGATAGCGAAGCCGAGGCCCTCTTCCATAGCGATGGGCTGAATCAGCTCAACGGTCATGTCAGTGGTGTCACCAGGCATAACCATTTCCTTGCCAGCTGGCAGGGTGATTACACCGGTTACGTCGGTGGTACGGAAGTAGAACTGTGGACGGTAGTTACCGAAGAATGGGTTGTGACGCCCACCCTCATCCTTGGAAAGGATGTAAGCAGTTCCTTCGAAGTTGGTGTGAGGAGTAACCGAACCAGGCTTTACAACAACCTGGCCACGCTCAACCTCTTCGCGCTTGGTACCGCGAAGAAGAAGACCACAGTTCTCGCCAGCCCATGCTTCGTCGAGCTGCTTGTGGAACATTTCGATACCAGTAACAGTGGTCTTCTGAGTTGGGCGGATACCAACGATTTCAACTTCAGAGTTGATCTGGAGGGTACCGCGCTCGGCGCGACCGGTTACAACGGTTCCACGACCGGTGATTGTGAAGACGTCCTCAACAGGCATGAGGAATGGCTTGTCCTTGTCACGTACTGGGTCTGGAACAGAGGTGTCTACTGCTTCCATGAGGTCCAGGATGGACTGAGTCCACTTGGGGTCACCCTCGAGAGCCTTAAGACCAGATACGCGAACAACAGGAGCGTTGTCGCCGTCGAAGCCCTGGCTGGAGAGGAGTTCACGAACCTCGAGCTCTACGAGCTCCAGGATTTCTTCGTCGTCAACCATGTCGGACTTGTTCAGAGCTACGAGGAGGTAAGGAACACCAACCTGCTTTGCGAGCAGAACGTGCTCGCGAGTCTGAGCCATAGGACCGTCGGTAGCAGCAACAACGAGGATTGCGCCATCCATCTGAGCAGCACCGGTGATCATGTTCTTGATGTAGTCGGCGTGACCAGGAGCGTCAACGTGTGCGTAGTGACGCTTTGGGGTCTCGTACTCAACGTGCGAGATGTTGATGGTAATACCGCGCTGACGCTCTTCAGGAGCGGAGTCGATCGACGCGAAGTCGCGCTGAACGTTGGTTGCGGATGGGTAGGTGTCAGCGAGAACCTTGGAGATAGCTGCGGTAAGAGTGGTCTTACCGTGGTCAACGTGACCAATGGTTCCGATGTTTACGTGAGGCTTGTTGCGCTCGAATTTGGCCTTAGCCACGGGGTCCTCCTAGGACATTCGAGTAGCTTCCGGTTGGAAACTACAGGGTTTGATTTATTTTACTGAACTCACAAGGAGCGAAATTACTCGCCCTTGTTTTTCTGGACGATCTCGTCGGCGACAGCCTTCGGGACCTCGGCGTAGCTGTCGAAGGTCATCGAGTACACCGCACGACCTGAGGTCTTCGACCGCAGATCACCGACGTATCCGAACATTTCCGACAGTGGGACAA includes these proteins:
- the rpsJ gene encoding 30S ribosomal protein S10 — protein: MAGQKIRIRLKSYDHEVIDSSARKIVDTVTRAGATVVGPVPLPTEKNVVCVIRSPHKYKDSREHFEMRTHKRLIDIVDPTPKAVDSLMRLDLPADVNIEIKL
- the rplW gene encoding 50S ribosomal protein L23 — translated: MTNAAWNKDPRDVVIAPVVSEKSYGLIDEGKYTFLVDPRSNKTEIKLAIEKIFSVEVASINTLNRQGKTRRTKFGMGKRKDTKRAIVTLKSGSIDIFTAVG
- the rplP gene encoding 50S ribosomal protein L16, with the translated sequence MLIPRRVKHRKQHHPGRSGQATGGTKVSFGEFGIQALTPAYVTNRQIESARIAMTRHIKRGGKVWINIYPDRPLTKKPAETRMGSGKGSPEWWVANVKPGRVLFELSGVNETIAREAMTRAIHKLPLKARIIKREEGDA
- a CDS encoding SulP family inorganic anion transporter, with product MWATLMSLLPNRADYAALPRTWKSDLLAGLTVGIVALPLALAFGVSSGVGAEAGLITAVVAGFIAAVFGGSNVQVSGPTGAMVVVLAPIVANHGVASVVIVGLLAGVFVLVMGIFRLGRAISFIPWPVIEGFTLGIAVIIFLQQIPAAVGSPEFAESPSALISAWNAIAATNLNLALWSLGVVLLVALMMVAIPQVLPLVPGSIVAIVVVTLLAELTGSPLQRIGELPSSLPLPALPDFAGISVGELIVPALAVAALAAIESLLSARVAASMANTGLFNPNRELIGQGLASVGSALFGGMPATGAIARTAVNVRSGAQTRMAAIVHSVVLLAVVYIATGPVSRIPLAALAGVLMVTAVRMVPSRAAWRILRSTKHDALIFVITAVITVTLDLVEAVVVGILVTVLFSVRALFMRGKVHRVALPGSAQPSDERIALFRIEGALFFGVAEKIHEEVTSLPDVTVVIIQLSGVQFLDATGAQILAEIVTQLERDGKTAIIKGIPQQHRELITRVGVLGELRHPNHLFDNLELAIAHARSHITREDAAAAEGRPRPFFS
- the rpsS gene encoding 30S ribosomal protein S19, producing MPRSLKKGPFVDEHLLRKVVRQNEANTKNVIKTWSRRSMIIPAMLGHTIAVHDGRKHIPVFVTETMVGHKLGEFAPTRTFRGHVKDDKKGRRR
- the rplB gene encoding 50S ribosomal protein L2; the protein is MAIRKYKPTTPGRRGSSVADFAEITRSTPEKSLLRPLSKTGGRNNQGRITTRHIGGGHKRQYRVIDFRRNDKDGVLAKVAHIEYDPNRTARIALLHFVDGTKRYILAPNKLSQGDFVESGPSADIKPGNNLPLKNIPTGTVIHAIELKPGGGAKMARSAGASVRLVAKDGPYAQLRLPSGEIRNVDARCRATIGEVGNAEQSNINWGKAGRMRWKGVRPTVRGVAMNPVDHPHGGGEGKTSGGRHPVSPWGQKEGRTRRPNQESDKLIVRRRTVGKKR
- the rpmC gene encoding 50S ribosomal protein L29, with translation MAVGSKELRPNELDTFDNERLVEELRKAKEELFNLRFQSATGQLESHGRLRAVKRDIARIYTVLRERELGIRATPAVAAAPAKAEKKTKAAKAETAEETE
- the rplD gene encoding 50S ribosomal protein L4, producing MATVTTLDVVDLKGKKAGSVELPAELFDVTVNVPLIHQVVVAQLAAARQGTHKVKGRGEVSGAGRKPFKQKGTGRARQGSIRAPHMTGGGIVHGPVPRSYAQRTPKKMIAAALLGALSDRARGGRIHAVTAFGEKAPSTKVAAEFLNTIASSKNVLIVLDRNDDLSLKSVRNLPNVHVLNSDQLNAYDVLVSDDIVFTQEAITSFVNSKKKEEAK
- the rplC gene encoding 50S ribosomal protein L3 — its product is MANATKTVKGLLGKKLGMTQVWDENNKLVPVTVIEITPNVVTQLRTTEKDGYEAVQIAGGAIDPRKVNKPATGHFEKAGVTPRRHVTEVRTPDASSYSVGQELTVDSTFEAGQKVDVVGTSKGKGFAGVMKRHNFKGVSASHGAHRNHRKPGSIGASSTPSRVFKGMRMAGRMGGERVTVLNLKVHAVDAEKGLLLVKGAVPGARGRLVFVRNAVKGA
- the rplV gene encoding 50S ribosomal protein L22 yields the protein MVESVARVRHIRVTPMKARRVVNLIRGKQAHEALAILRFAPQTASEPVYKLVASAIANARVKADASNAFLDEQDLFVSAAFVDEGATLKRFRPRAQGRAFKILKRTSHITVVLATPDELEVAGKAAKKEAK
- the tuf gene encoding elongation factor Tu, translating into MAKAKFERNKPHVNIGTIGHVDHGKTTLTAAISKVLADTYPSATNVQRDFASIDSAPEERQRGITINISHVEYETPKRHYAHVDAPGHADYIKNMITGAAQMDGAILVVAATDGPMAQTREHVLLAKQVGVPYLLVALNKSDMVDDEEILELVELEVRELLSSQGFDGDNAPVVRVSGLKALEGDPKWTQSILDLMEAVDTSVPDPVRDKDKPFLMPVEDVFTITGRGTVVTGRAERGTLQINSEVEIVGIRPTQKTTVTGIEMFHKQLDEAWAGENCGLLLRGTKREEVERGQVVVKPGSVTPHTNFEGTAYILSKDEGGRHNPFFGNYRPQFYFRTTDVTGVITLPAGKEMVMPGDTTDMTVELIQPIAMEEGLGFAIREGGRTVGAGTVTKIIK
- a CDS encoding cytochrome b/b6 domain-containing protein, whose translation is MSVQRKQLVGYSAIALVVLAALILIAQWLRTLPEVERFITTYPGTTPLPENAPVGIPAWLAWQHFLNFFFLLFVIRTGWIIRSKKRPPAFWTPTKFRLNKNAPAQRIGLYHWFHIQMDFLWVLNGVIFIVLLFVTGQWMRIVPTSWDVFPNALSAGLQYASLDWPSDNAWVNYNSLQVLAYFLTVFIAAPIAIKTGLRLSPLWPKEGWMHRVFPEKLARSLHVIVLFYFFVFIVVHVTLVFTTGALRNLNIMFAGNDGTSWLGAGMFALSVVAMVIGWLLMRPSILKPIAAFSGKVQG
- the rpsQ gene encoding 30S ribosomal protein S17; translated protein: MATAKAKKAEETEAIVRGYRKVRRGYVTSDKMDKTIVVEVEDRVKHPLYGKVIRRSSKVKAHDELNTAGIGDLVVISETRPLSASKRWRLVEIVEKAK
- the rpsC gene encoding 30S ribosomal protein S3 codes for the protein MGQKVNPYGFRLGITTDHVSRWFSDSTKKGQRYADFVTEDVKIRHMLSETLDRAGVARIEIERTRDRVRVDIHTARPGIVIGRRGAEAERIRADLEKLTGKQIQLNILEVKNPEAEAQLVAQGIAEQLAGRVAFRRAMRKGLQGAQRAGAKGIRIQVSGRLGGAEMSRSEFYREGRVPLHTLRANIDYGFYEAKTTFGRIGVKVWIYKGDITNKELAREQANQKSVRPERSDRPRRAPKAEAAAVPAGVEA